Proteins from a single region of Macaca thibetana thibetana isolate TM-01 chromosome 4, ASM2454274v1, whole genome shotgun sequence:
- the LOC126952879 gene encoding trace amine-associated receptor 4-like, translating into MNLSDPQNPPAVQFCFSSVNHSCPRNVRPVLSVWAMYLVMIGAIVMTMLGNMIVIISIAHFKQLHSPTNFLILSMATTDFLLSCVVMPFSMIRSIESCWYFGDLFCKVHSCCDIMLCTTSIFHLCFISVDRYYAVCDPLQYVTRITIPVIELFLLISWSIPMLFAFGLVFSKLNIIGVEEFVAVIDCTGLCVLIFNKLWGVLASFIAFFLPGTTMVGIYIHIFTVARKHAKQIGTGSRTKQAGSESKKKTSSKTESKATRTLGIVMGVFVLCWLPFFVLTIIDPFINFTTHEDLYNVFLWLGYFNSAFNPIIYGMFYPWFRKALRMIVTGMIFHADSSTLSLFPALA; encoded by the coding sequence ATGAATTTGTCTGACCCTCAGAACCCCCCAGCGGTACAATTTTGCTTTAGCTCAGTTAACCATTCGTGCCCTAGAAATGTGAGGCCAGTGCTGAGTGTCTGGGCCATGTACCTGGTCATGATCGGGGCTATAGTGATGACTATGCTGGGCAACATGATCGTAATCATTTCCATCGCTCACTTCAAGCAGCTCCACTCCCCGACCAACTTCTTGATCCTCTCCATGGCCACCACTGACTTTTTGCTGAGCTGTGTGGTCATGCCCTTCAGTATGATCAGATCCATCGAGTCCTGCTGGTATTTTGGAGACCTCTTTTGCAAAGTCCACAGCTGCTGCGACATCATGCTCTGCACCACCTCCATTTTTCACCTCTGCTTCATCTCAGTTGACCGTTACTATGCAGTTTGTGACCCATTGCAATATGTCACCAGAATTACCATCCCTGTCATAGAACTCTTTCTACTCATCAGTTGGTCCATTCCCATGCTTTTTGCCTTTGGCCTGGTATTCTCAAAACTAAACATAATCGGTGTAGAAGAGTTTGTTGCAGTCATTGATTGCACAGGTTTGTGtgtgttaatatttaataagctCTGGGGTGTACTGGCCTCCTTTATAGCTTTCTTTCTCCCTGGGACAACCATGGTGGGAatttacatacacatttttacAGTAGCCAGGAAGCATGCTAAGCAAATTGGCACAGGTTCTAGGACTAAACAGGCTGGgtcagaaagcaaaaaaaagacaTCCTCTAAAACAGAAAGCAAGGCCACCAGGACCTTAGGAATAGTCATGGGAGTGTTTGTGTTGTGCTGGCTGCCCTTCTTTGTCTTGACGATCATAGATCCTTTCATTAATTTTACAACCCATGAAGATCTGTACAATGTCTTCCTCTGGCTAGGCTATTTCAACTCAGCTTTCAATCCCATTATATATGGCATGTTTTATCCTTGGTTTCGCAAGGCATTGAGGATGATTGTCACAGGCATGATCTTCCACGCTGACTCTTCCACCCTAAGCCTGTTTCCTGCCCTTGCTTAG